AGGAAATATCATATGTCCCCCAAATTATATATATTTCTTTTTTAATTCTATAAACAGACAAAAAAACCTTCAAAAAAAGCCGCCCATTTTGGACAGCTTTACTCAATCTTCCGCAGGAGCGGCGTCAACAGCAATTTGGTAGGCATCGAGCAATTGTGACTTTTCAATGTCGCTCTCCAGGCCAACGAGATATTGGTCGCCACCTTGCTCTTCTACTTTCATTAACACTGTTCCCTCTTCATTCCTGAGCATCGCGTAAGATTCTCCATTCATTTCAAATAACGCTTCCACCTCGAATTGCCTCTCCCTGCCCCTATCATCTTTAACTGTTACCAGGTCCCTGATTGAACCACCATCCAAAAATGCTCACCTCCAAAAATCGTTACTTTATCTTTCCCATCCTCAAACTAAATATGATTTTTTAAAAGAATGGCATCTCAAATCAAAATTCTTAATGAATTTTAAATAAACTTTTAAATTCATTTCTTCATTTTCATCTATATAATATTTTTTACACACTGTTTTTTGGAGGGGTCGTTTTTGAAGTCAGCAGGAATCATCATTGGCTCAATCATTGTTTCTTTTGCATTTAACCTTTTCTTGATCCCCCATGGAATCATGAGCAGCGGGATCAGTGGGCTATCCATCATATTATCTATGCTCACATCTATCAATACCGGGGTTTACAATTTCCTTTTGAACTTTCCCCTATTAGTTTTAGGGTATTTGAAACTGGGACGCAAATTCATCTTTTATACGATACTTTCCGTCCTTACAATTTCTATCACTCTTTATGTAATACCAGTATTTAAACTTGCAGAGGACCCGATTCTTTCCTCTATATTTGGCGGAGCGATTGTTGGATTGGGTATAGGAATTATATTTCGTTCATCTGGTTCATCCGGAGGCTTCGATATCATAGGGATGCTATTGGCAAGACGAAAAGACTTTCCAATGGGAACACTATTATTCGCAATGAATTCTGTCGTTATTTTGTTATCAGGCTTTTTGTTCAGCTGGGACGCAGCTTTAAATACGCTTGTTTCCATTTTCGTCCTTGGCAAAGTGATCGATAAGGTACATACACATCACGTCAAGCTGACGTTGATGATCATCACTAGAAAAGGCGAAGAAGTAAAGCAGCACTTGCTAAAGAATGTCTATCGTGGTGTAACGGTAATAGACTCTGTTGGCGGATTCTCAAACGAGAAAAGTAATGTCATCATCACCGTCATTTCCCGTTATGAGCTTACAGAAGTCAAAACACTGATAGAAGAAATAGATCCAGAAGCCTTTGTTAACATAACAGAAACCCTGGAAGTAATGGGACTTTTCCATAGAAAACAGCATTAAGAGACATTCAGGGAGCTGATAATTGCAGCTTCTTGAATGCCGGTAATATTTTTACAGGAAAATTTATCTTGAAATCCCCACAGATTCATCGTATAATAATTGAGTCGCTGCAATAAGAGAATTACTTTTTATCATGTCCCAGTAGCTCAGTACGGCTGAATTCGCATCTCCGAAATTGCTTCAGCGTACTCATCGAGCCGCTTCTTGGTTTGCTTTCTGAGATGAGGACGGGATAAAACGCTAATCTATTTACTTTCTCAAACTCAATATTAATACTAATCATGTCCCAGTAGCTCAGTAGGATAGAGCAACAGTTTCCTAAACTGTAGGTCGGGAGTTCGAATCTCTTCTGGGACGCTCAAAACCTTGATATATATCAAGGTTTTTTATTTTTTTCAGTTATTAATAAAATATGGTGCTTTTTATTCCGGTTTTTTGTGTCCAATTGTTAATGTAACGGCAAAAATCTTGTTTTCTTCGTTCCGTTTATAAATAATCGAGAATCCACCTTTATCTTCCAATGGATAACTTTTGCTGAATTTCTCACTTTACATGTTATTAACTGTTTCTCCTTTTTGTTTGAGAACTTCTTTTATGATGGTGTCATCAGGCAAGTGGTCCTTTAGGACTTGTTCCGCCTCTGCCGGCGTTTTTACCGGTTCATTGAACATCCCAATCCCCCTCTAATATTCTATAGTTTTCTTTATGAAATAAGTTCAAATATAATGTAAAAATTTTTAATTGTATGACCCTATTTATTTTTCACAAAATTTGTT
This window of the Mesobacillus jeotgali genome carries:
- a CDS encoding DUF1292 domain-containing protein; the protein is MDGGSIRDLVTVKDDRGRERQFEVEALFEMNGESYAMLRNEEGTVLMKVEEQGGDQYLVGLESDIEKSQLLDAYQIAVDAAPAED
- a CDS encoding YitT family protein, translating into MKSAGIIIGSIIVSFAFNLFLIPHGIMSSGISGLSIILSMLTSINTGVYNFLLNFPLLVLGYLKLGRKFIFYTILSVLTISITLYVIPVFKLAEDPILSSIFGGAIVGLGIGIIFRSSGSSGGFDIIGMLLARRKDFPMGTLLFAMNSVVILLSGFLFSWDAALNTLVSIFVLGKVIDKVHTHHVKLTLMIITRKGEEVKQHLLKNVYRGVTVIDSVGGFSNEKSNVIITVISRYELTEVKTLIEEIDPEAFVNITETLEVMGLFHRKQH